In Lewinellaceae bacterium, a single window of DNA contains:
- the rnpA gene encoding ribonuclease P protein component has translation MPSYTFQRGERLKSRKVIGALFKEGKSFGQYPLRVVYMPMKERRSEFPAQFTVSVPKKKFPKAVARNRIRRQIREAWRLNKHRLYRAMEGEKQQYALLLIYVAKDALPYPEIEHAMRQVIRRLGKRR, from the coding sequence ATGCCATCGTATACATTTCAGAGAGGCGAGCGCCTGAAAAGCCGCAAGGTGATCGGCGCCTTGTTCAAAGAAGGGAAGTCTTTCGGGCAGTATCCCCTCAGGGTAGTGTATATGCCGATGAAAGAACGGCGAAGTGAATTTCCGGCCCAGTTTACGGTGAGCGTCCCTAAGAAAAAATTCCCCAAAGCAGTGGCGCGCAACCGCATCCGCCGGCAAATACGCGAAGCCTGGCGCCTGAATAAACACCGCCTTTACCGGGCCATGGAAGGGGAAAAACAGCAGTATGCCTTGCTTTTGATCTATGTGGCCAAGGATGCCCTTCCTTATCCGGAGATCGAACACGCCATGCGGCAGGTGATACGCAGGTTGGGTAAAAGGAGGTAG
- a CDS encoding DUF3276 family protein gives MEKNARYSETVKGDSRTYFFDLKQSEKGDPYLLITESRKSKEAESDFERSRIIIWNQDFDKFTKALSNVIQHHQEKPDAVTSKE, from the coding sequence ATGGAAAAAAATGCTCGTTATTCAGAAACAGTGAAGGGAGATTCCCGGACCTATTTTTTCGATCTCAAACAATCGGAAAAAGGCGATCCTTACCTGCTCATTACGGAAAGCCGGAAAAGCAAAGAAGCCGAAAGTGATTTCGAAAGGAGCCGAATCATCATCTGGAACCAGGATTTCGACAAGTTTACTAAGGCGCTGAGCAACGTCATCCAGCACCATCAGGAAAAACCCGACGCTGTAACCAGCAAGGAATAG
- the radC gene encoding DNA repair protein RadC, translating into MQNYKPSTLGIKSLAEEDRPREKLLSKGKGSLSDAELLAILLGSGSREESAVGLAQSILHSIGNNLNELGKCSVAGLKKFKGVGEAKAIAIVAAMELARRRQLSRIYEKPQVSCSQDAFNAVAPLLMDLPREEFWILLLNRANRIIGRERISQGGVAGTVVDAKVVFGAAVEGKACSIVLCHNHPSGNLNPSQADIDLTRKLKKAGETLDTQVVDHLIIGDGGYFSFADEGLI; encoded by the coding sequence ATGCAAAATTATAAACCCAGCACCCTGGGCATCAAGAGCCTGGCGGAAGAGGACCGCCCACGCGAAAAATTGCTGAGCAAGGGCAAAGGCAGCCTTTCCGACGCGGAACTGCTGGCCATACTCCTGGGGTCGGGTTCCAGGGAAGAATCGGCCGTAGGGCTGGCCCAGAGCATCCTGCACTCCATTGGCAACAACCTGAATGAGCTGGGAAAATGCTCGGTTGCGGGGCTTAAAAAGTTCAAAGGCGTTGGCGAGGCCAAGGCCATTGCCATTGTCGCCGCCATGGAACTGGCCCGGCGCCGGCAACTGTCCCGCATTTACGAGAAGCCACAGGTGAGTTGCAGCCAGGATGCCTTCAACGCGGTCGCCCCCTTGTTGATGGACCTGCCCCGCGAAGAGTTTTGGATATTGCTGCTCAACCGCGCCAACCGGATCATTGGCCGGGAAAGGATCAGCCAGGGCGGCGTGGCAGGCACCGTGGTCGACGCCAAGGTCGTCTTCGGCGCCGCTGTCGAGGGAAAAGCCTGCTCCATCGTGCTTTGCCACAACCACCCCTCCGGCAACCTCAACCCCAGCCAGGCGGACATCGACCTGACCCGCAAACTCAAAAAAGCCGGCGAAACGCTGGATACGCAGGTGGTCGACCACCTCATCATTGGCGACGGGGGATATTTCAGCTTTGCAGATGAAGGATTGATCTGA
- a CDS encoding ABC transporter ATP-binding protein, which produces MASLDKNKIDFYLLGRVLGLAKPYRNIFLLAGILAVLLAPLATLRPYLVKEMVDNYIFVNDIQGLTRMALLLCLLLVLEAGFRYVFIYSTNLLGQSVIRDLRVRVFKHLTSLRLAYFDRTPIGTSTTRTINDIEAINTVFSQGSITIIADLLTLVTVLGVMFYTSWKLTLICLATMPFLIIASYVFKEKVKTAFQKVRSQISRMNAFLQERITGMLIVQIFNAEKQEMEKFKKINREYTQANLDSILYYAIFFPVVEIISAFSLGLMVWWGAQDALRAGGVTLGALVAFPIFLDMLFRPIRTVANNFNTLQMGLVASERVFNVLDKDDQIENTGSIKPEKLEGKVGFEQVYFAYNAKDYVLKDLNFRIEPGETLAIVGSTGSGKTTIINILNRFYEIQKGSIRIDGVDIRDYELETLRRRIAIVLQDVFLFSGSVLENITLRDSRFSREEVVEASKMIGAHEFIEKLPGGYDYKVMERGATLSMGQRQLISFVRALVFNPDILILDEATSSIDPETESVIQFAIEKLIAKRTSIIIAHRLSTIRHADNIMVLSKGKVEEFGSHEELLRAEDGHYRRLYEMQFLQTAEEG; this is translated from the coding sequence ATGGCTTCGCTCGACAAGAACAAGATCGACTTCTATCTACTGGGCCGGGTGCTCGGCCTGGCCAAACCCTACCGGAACATATTTCTCCTCGCCGGCATACTTGCAGTGCTGCTGGCGCCCCTGGCTACCCTGCGCCCTTACCTGGTGAAGGAGATGGTGGATAATTACATTTTTGTCAACGACATTCAGGGCCTGACCCGGATGGCGTTGTTGCTTTGCCTGCTGCTGGTGCTGGAGGCGGGTTTCCGCTATGTTTTCATTTATTCCACCAACCTGCTGGGGCAGTCGGTCATCCGCGACCTTCGGGTACGGGTTTTCAAGCACCTCACCAGCCTGCGCCTGGCTTACTTCGACCGCACGCCGATCGGTACGTCTACCACCCGAACCATCAACGACATCGAAGCCATAAATACCGTCTTCTCCCAGGGATCGATCACCATTATTGCCGACCTGCTGACCCTGGTCACGGTGCTGGGCGTGATGTTCTACACCAGTTGGAAGCTCACCCTGATCTGCCTGGCCACCATGCCTTTCCTCATCATCGCCAGTTATGTGTTCAAGGAGAAAGTGAAAACGGCTTTTCAGAAAGTGCGTTCCCAGATTTCCCGCATGAATGCCTTTTTGCAGGAACGCATCACCGGAATGCTGATCGTACAAATCTTTAACGCGGAGAAACAGGAAATGGAAAAATTCAAAAAGATCAACCGGGAATATACTCAGGCCAACCTCGACTCCATCCTCTATTACGCCATATTTTTTCCGGTGGTAGAGATCATCTCCGCCTTTTCGCTGGGCCTGATGGTCTGGTGGGGGGCACAGGACGCCCTGCGCGCAGGCGGCGTTACCCTGGGCGCGCTGGTAGCCTTTCCCATCTTCCTGGATATGCTCTTCCGCCCGATCCGGACGGTGGCCAATAATTTCAATACCCTGCAAATGGGGCTGGTGGCGTCAGAACGCGTATTCAACGTGCTGGACAAGGATGACCAGATCGAGAACACCGGCTCCATCAAGCCGGAAAAGCTGGAAGGCAAGGTCGGTTTCGAGCAGGTTTATTTCGCCTACAACGCCAAAGATTATGTGCTCAAAGACCTCAATTTCCGGATCGAGCCGGGAGAAACCCTCGCCATCGTCGGCAGTACCGGCTCGGGCAAGACCACCATCATCAACATACTGAACCGCTTCTACGAGATACAAAAGGGAAGTATCCGGATCGACGGGGTGGACATCCGGGATTATGAGCTGGAAACACTCCGCCGGCGCATCGCTATCGTCCTGCAGGATGTATTTCTCTTTTCCGGCTCGGTATTGGAGAACATTACCCTGCGGGATTCCCGCTTTTCCCGGGAAGAGGTGGTTGAGGCTTCCAAAATGATCGGCGCGCACGAATTTATCGAAAAGCTGCCCGGCGGTTACGATTATAAGGTGATGGAGCGGGGGGCTACGCTGTCCATGGGCCAGCGGCAACTGATCTCTTTCGTCCGGGCGCTCGTTTTCAACCCCGACATTCTCATCCTGGATGAGGCCACTTCTTCCATTGACCCCGAAACGGAGTCGGTCATTCAGTTCGCAATCGAGAAGCTGATCGCAAAACGCACTTCCATCATCATCGCTCACCGCCTGAGCACCATTCGGCACGCCGACAATATCATGGTCCTGAGCAAAGGCAAAGTGGAAGAGTTCGGCTCTCACGAAGAGCTGCTTAGAGCGGAGGATGGCCATTACCGCCGCTTATACGAGATGCAGTTTTTGCAGACGGCGGAGGAGGGGTAG
- a CDS encoding glycosyltransferase family 9 protein — translation MKLLIIRFSSIGDIVLTTPVVRALKQQLGAEVHYLTKRAFRGIVEPNPNIDKVYAIEKKVSEVMADLKKEDYSHVIDLHNNLRSAQVKWGLKARAYSFDKINREKWLMVNLKVDRLPDVHIVHRYMAAAEPLGVQYDGLGLDYFIPPEDEVRVGNLLATNVLAPQQEVPRYIAFAIGAAHNTKRLPAEKIISICRQAGMPVLLLGGPGEAGEGQQIADAAGGQALNMCGLFNLNQSASIVRQAYKVISHDTGLMHIAAAFGKDILSVWGNTIPEFGMSPFYPEGVDRNTAFEVRGLSCRPCSKIGFQECPKGHFRCMRDISEEEMVKELQDI, via the coding sequence ATGAAACTCCTTATCATACGTTTTTCCTCCATCGGCGACATCGTGCTGACCACCCCGGTTGTCCGGGCGCTGAAGCAGCAACTGGGCGCCGAAGTCCACTACCTGACCAAGCGGGCGTTTCGCGGCATCGTGGAGCCCAATCCAAACATAGATAAGGTGTACGCCATAGAAAAGAAGGTGTCGGAGGTCATGGCGGACTTGAAAAAAGAAGATTACAGCCACGTCATTGACTTGCACAACAACCTCCGTTCCGCTCAGGTGAAATGGGGGCTGAAGGCCCGGGCCTATTCCTTCGACAAGATCAACAGGGAGAAGTGGCTCATGGTCAACCTCAAAGTAGACCGGCTGCCGGATGTGCACATCGTCCATCGCTATATGGCGGCGGCGGAACCCCTGGGCGTGCAATACGACGGCCTTGGCCTGGATTATTTCATCCCGCCGGAAGACGAGGTGAGAGTAGGCAACCTGTTGGCTACCAATGTGCTGGCGCCACAGCAGGAGGTTCCCCGGTACATCGCCTTCGCCATCGGAGCAGCCCACAACACCAAGCGGTTGCCTGCCGAAAAGATCATTTCCATCTGCCGGCAGGCGGGCATGCCCGTCCTGCTGCTGGGCGGCCCGGGCGAGGCCGGCGAGGGGCAGCAAATCGCTGATGCCGCTGGCGGCCAGGCGCTGAATATGTGCGGGTTGTTCAACCTCAACCAATCGGCCTCCATCGTCCGGCAGGCTTACAAAGTCATTTCGCACGATACCGGGCTGATGCACATTGCGGCCGCTTTTGGCAAAGACATTCTTTCGGTCTGGGGCAACACCATTCCCGAATTTGGCATGTCTCCATTCTATCCGGAAGGCGTTGACCGGAATACTGCTTTCGAAGTCAGAGGCCTGTCGTGCCGCCCTTGCTCCAAGATCGGTTTTCAGGAATGCCCCAAAGGCCATTTCCGATGTATGCGGGACATTTCGGAGGAAGAGATGGTAAAAGAATTGCAGGATATATAG
- a CDS encoding Rpn family recombination-promoting nuclease/putative transposase — protein MSNSRKHIRFDWAIKRILRDKANFGILEGFLTELIGEEIKIEAILESESNKETEDNKFNRVDLLVQNQKGELIIIEIQNSHELDYFLRILFGVSKAITEYIKEGEPYSKIKKVISANIIYFDLGQGEDYVYKGITRFKGIHKNDLLELSPSQKKLFGKEAVSDLYPEIYLIKVNQFDDLAKDSLDEWIYFFKNSEIKEGFKARGLEEAQEKLQIANMSESEYKNYQRYLDNLRYQASIAETLKFEAQEKVRKDRDIEIIKNGLSQGISKEILSTLTGLSIEQIDQILKEKQ, from the coding sequence ATGAGCAATAGTAGAAAACATATAAGATTTGATTGGGCAATAAAAAGGATACTTAGGGATAAGGCCAATTTTGGCATTTTGGAAGGGTTTCTGACAGAATTGATAGGTGAGGAAATCAAAATAGAAGCAATACTTGAAAGTGAAAGTAATAAAGAAACAGAAGACAACAAATTCAACCGGGTAGATTTATTAGTACAAAACCAAAAGGGTGAATTGATCATTATTGAAATCCAGAATTCACATGAATTAGATTACTTTTTAAGAATCTTGTTTGGAGTATCAAAAGCAATAACAGAATACATCAAGGAAGGAGAACCCTATTCAAAGATAAAGAAGGTAATATCAGCCAATATCATATATTTTGATTTAGGACAGGGAGAAGATTATGTATACAAGGGAATAACAAGGTTTAAGGGAATTCATAAGAATGACCTGTTAGAATTATCACCAAGTCAAAAGAAATTATTTGGGAAAGAAGCTGTATCTGACTTATATCCAGAAATATATTTGATTAAAGTAAATCAATTTGATGATTTAGCCAAAGACAGCTTAGACGAATGGATTTACTTTTTTAAGAATAGTGAAATAAAAGAAGGGTTTAAAGCAAGGGGATTAGAGGAAGCACAGGAAAAACTGCAAATTGCAAATATGAGTGAATCCGAATATAAGAATTATCAAAGATACTTGGATAATTTGAGATACCAGGCAAGCATAGCAGAAACATTGAAATTTGAAGCTCAGGAAAAAGTAAGAAAAGACAGAGACATAGAAATAATAAAGAATGGATTAAGCCAGGGAATATCTAAAGAAATATTATCCACATTAACAGGGTTGAGTATTGAACAAATAGATCAAATTTTAAAAGAGAAACAGTAA
- a CDS encoding alkaline phosphatase family protein, translating to MKPYLSPLFLLLLFSTLSSAQQSLLQSGPMLGYNEMREVLLWVQTTEPAQVQFAYWPKDKPGEKHYTEAKRTQKSEAFTAKLLADEVEPGTEYAYQLLIGEQAVKLDYLTEFKTQELWRWRYDPPAFSVAIGSCAYVNEEVYDRPGKPYGSDYQIFNAIFQESPDAMIWLGDNTYLREADWYSRTGILKRYTHTRSLPDMQPLLASAHHYAIWDDHDYGADNSDRTYVHKETTLEAFRLFWGNPTFGVNGQKGITTFFQYNDIDFFLVDDRYFRSPNRLEGGDHTMLGKEQLEWLIGALAASYAPFKMVCIGNQVLNPVKAHETYENLFPEERAYLLKRIEEEDIRNVVFLSGDRHLTELSKYVNARDNAVYDLTISPLTAGVNPTNEANELRVEGTLVNEHNFGLLEFSGPRTERVLKIRVIDANGNEEWAREIPSAK from the coding sequence ATGAAACCATACCTTTCCCCCTTGTTTTTGCTCTTGTTATTTTCAACGCTATCGTCCGCCCAGCAATCCCTGCTCCAATCTGGTCCCATGCTCGGCTACAACGAGATGCGGGAAGTCTTGCTCTGGGTACAAACCACGGAACCCGCACAGGTGCAATTCGCCTACTGGCCCAAGGACAAGCCCGGCGAAAAACACTACACCGAGGCAAAGCGGACGCAAAAGAGCGAGGCCTTTACCGCCAAGCTGCTGGCCGACGAAGTAGAACCGGGCACGGAGTATGCTTACCAACTGCTGATCGGCGAACAGGCGGTCAAGCTGGACTATCTTACTGAGTTCAAAACCCAGGAACTATGGCGCTGGCGCTACGACCCGCCGGCCTTCAGCGTGGCCATCGGCAGTTGCGCTTATGTCAACGAGGAAGTGTACGACCGCCCCGGCAAGCCCTACGGCAGCGATTATCAAATCTTCAATGCCATTTTTCAGGAAAGCCCCGACGCCATGATCTGGCTGGGCGACAATACCTACCTGCGGGAAGCGGACTGGTACTCCCGCACAGGCATTCTCAAACGGTATACCCACACCCGCAGCCTGCCGGATATGCAACCCCTGCTGGCCTCTGCCCACCATTACGCCATCTGGGACGACCACGACTACGGGGCCGACAATTCGGACCGCACCTATGTTCATAAGGAAACCACCCTGGAGGCCTTCCGCCTGTTCTGGGGCAACCCTACTTTTGGCGTCAACGGGCAGAAGGGCATCACCACCTTCTTTCAGTACAACGATATCGACTTCTTCCTGGTGGACGACCGCTACTTCCGCAGCCCCAACCGCCTGGAAGGTGGCGATCACACCATGCTTGGCAAAGAACAACTGGAATGGCTGATCGGCGCACTGGCGGCCAGCTACGCCCCTTTCAAGATGGTCTGCATCGGCAATCAGGTGCTCAACCCGGTGAAGGCCCATGAAACTTACGAGAACCTCTTCCCGGAAGAGCGGGCCTACCTGCTGAAGCGCATCGAGGAAGAAGACATCCGCAACGTCGTTTTCCTCAGCGGCGACCGCCATCTGACGGAGTTGAGCAAATACGTCAATGCCCGGGATAACGCCGTCTACGACCTGACCATCTCCCCCCTGACCGCCGGAGTGAATCCAACCAATGAAGCCAATGAATTGCGCGTGGAGGGCACCCTGGTGAACGAACACAACTTCGGCCTGCTGGAATTCTCCGGGCCCCGCACCGAACGGGTGCTCAAAATACGCGTCATCGACGCCAACGGCAATGAGGAATGGGCACGCGAGATTCCCTCCGCAAAGTAA
- a CDS encoding ATP-binding protein, translating into MYKRAQYHILSNRLKESRRFLQVLNGPRQVGKTTLIKQVSTTLKAPYHFASADETREADAVWIAQQWETARLKMKAGGHNEMILFIDEVQKVPDWSREVKKQWDKDTWDEVNLKTVLLGSASLLIQEGLTESLAGRFELIPMPHWSLTEMEKAFGFGPEQYVWFGGYPGGATLVEEEQRWREYIRNSLVETTISKDILMLTRVHKPALLRRLFELACAKSGQIISYNKMLGQLQDAGNTTTLSHYLDLLDMAGLVAGLENYSPSKIRTRASSPKFQVMNTALQSVFSPFNFSQIRQQPAEWGRHVESAIGAHLANAAKTSNMALCYWRHRDDEVDFILEKDGQAIAIEVKSGVRRKARGIDVFAQKYKPHKTLLVGSEGLPWQQFLEMNPVELF; encoded by the coding sequence ATGTACAAACGTGCCCAATACCATATACTTTCCAATCGGTTGAAAGAATCACGCCGTTTTTTACAGGTACTCAATGGCCCCAGGCAAGTAGGAAAGACTACACTGATCAAACAGGTATCCACAACATTAAAGGCGCCTTACCATTTTGCCTCCGCCGATGAAACCAGGGAAGCGGACGCTGTATGGATTGCCCAGCAATGGGAAACGGCACGCCTGAAAATGAAAGCTGGCGGCCACAATGAAATGATCCTGTTCATTGACGAGGTACAGAAAGTTCCCGATTGGAGCCGGGAAGTGAAAAAACAATGGGATAAAGACACCTGGGATGAGGTTAATCTTAAAACCGTATTGCTCGGATCCGCCAGCCTGCTGATCCAGGAAGGGCTGACCGAATCGTTGGCAGGGCGGTTTGAATTGATCCCCATGCCCCATTGGTCTCTCACAGAAATGGAAAAGGCTTTTGGGTTCGGCCCGGAGCAGTATGTATGGTTTGGCGGTTATCCGGGCGGGGCTACATTGGTGGAGGAGGAACAACGGTGGAGAGAATACATCCGCAATTCCCTTGTAGAAACGACAATATCCAAAGACATCCTGATGCTTACGCGGGTACATAAGCCTGCCCTGCTGCGGCGGTTATTCGAACTGGCTTGCGCCAAGTCGGGGCAGATCATCTCTTATAATAAGATGCTGGGGCAATTGCAGGATGCCGGGAACACCACAACGCTTTCCCATTATCTCGACCTGCTGGATATGGCGGGTTTGGTTGCCGGATTGGAAAACTATTCACCGTCCAAAATACGCACCCGCGCCTCCAGCCCAAAATTTCAGGTGATGAACACGGCCTTGCAGTCCGTATTTTCACCTTTTAATTTCAGCCAAATCCGGCAACAACCCGCTGAATGGGGAAGGCATGTCGAATCGGCTATTGGCGCCCACCTGGCCAATGCAGCAAAAACCAGCAACATGGCGCTCTGTTACTGGCGGCACAGAGATGACGAGGTTGATTTTATTTTGGAAAAGGACGGGCAGGCCATCGCCATCGAAGTGAAAAGCGGCGTGCGCCGAAAAGCCCGCGGCATTGATGTGTTTGCCCAAAAATACAAACCCCATAAAACCCTACTGGTAGGCTCGGAAGGATTGCCCTGGCAGCAATTTTTGGAAATGAATCCGGTGGAGTTGTTTTAA
- a CDS encoding endonuclease, translating to MQRILLSLLFFLKLLLPAAHAQYEAVFPTLDGPVLIQALQNNYTPDQVLPFANSRDTLFSRVDAHDDSLTCVYTGYTIYLDPTQDPTIDAFSKGINTEHTYPRAFGADQEPALADMHHLYPTRENVNAARANLPFREVPDGQAQTWFYLSQQQSSVPSANRDLYSEYSSIGFEPPEAQKGDVARAMFYFYTIYRNQANAEDPNFFESQRETLCEWHIADPVDDTEYQRSEKIAFYQGNPNPFVLDCTVAERTYCTGLSVPCDPVAVEEPNKDKGLELLVVPNPVREEASLRYRLPLGGEVQLMLFDAFGRNVAHQKLGQQSAGTYSYPLKPEAFQGPFLVCRLLLSYDGGVMSDVEKILLTGL from the coding sequence ATGCAACGCATACTACTCAGCCTTCTTTTCTTTCTTAAGCTGCTCCTGCCGGCAGCCCACGCCCAGTACGAAGCCGTCTTCCCCACCCTCGACGGCCCGGTCCTCATTCAGGCACTGCAAAACAACTATACCCCAGATCAGGTGCTGCCCTTCGCCAACTCCCGCGACACCCTTTTTTCCCGGGTCGATGCGCACGACGACAGCCTCACCTGCGTGTACACCGGCTACACCATCTACCTGGACCCCACGCAGGATCCCACAATTGACGCCTTTAGCAAGGGCATCAATACCGAGCACACCTACCCCCGCGCCTTCGGGGCAGACCAGGAGCCGGCCCTGGCCGATATGCACCACCTCTATCCCACCCGGGAGAACGTCAACGCCGCCCGCGCCAACCTGCCGTTCCGGGAAGTGCCGGACGGGCAGGCCCAAACCTGGTTCTACCTCAGCCAGCAGCAGAGCAGCGTCCCTTCCGCCAACCGGGACCTGTATAGCGAGTACAGCTCCATCGGCTTCGAACCGCCCGAAGCGCAAAAGGGCGATGTGGCCCGCGCCATGTTCTACTTTTACACCATATACCGCAACCAGGCCAATGCGGAGGATCCCAACTTCTTCGAGTCCCAGCGCGAAACCCTCTGCGAGTGGCACATCGCCGACCCGGTGGATGACACCGAGTACCAACGCAGCGAGAAGATCGCCTTCTACCAGGGCAACCCCAACCCTTTTGTGCTGGACTGCACCGTGGCGGAGCGCACTTACTGCACCGGCCTTTCCGTGCCCTGCGACCCGGTAGCGGTGGAAGAGCCGAACAAAGATAAAGGCCTGGAACTGCTTGTCGTTCCCAACCCTGTTCGGGAAGAAGCCTCGTTGAGGTACCGGCTGCCGTTGGGTGGAGAGGTACAGCTGATGTTGTTTGATGCTTTCGGGCGCAACGTAGCACATCAGAAGCTGGGGCAACAATCGGCTGGAACCTATAGTTACCCATTGAAGCCGGAGGCCTTCCAGGGGCCTTTCCTGGTTTGCCGGCTGCTGCTGTCTTATGACGGGGGCGTTATGAGTGATGTTGAAAAGATCCTTTTGACAGGCTTGTAG
- a CDS encoding sigma-70 family RNA polymerase sigma factor encodes MTEKELIKGCIQEDRYYQQELFRRYAGKMLVVCMRYARHEMEAEDLLQDAFIKVFDNLNKFEFKGSFEGWVRRIVINTALKNYSKKSFKQEQIGLENYPDPPLEPEAYAHLQEEELLRLIAKLPEGYRLVFNLNAIEGYSHKEIADMLGIQESTSRSQLVKARKMLQAMIIDLQKIAV; translated from the coding sequence GTGACGGAAAAGGAACTGATCAAAGGCTGTATCCAGGAAGACCGGTACTATCAACAGGAATTGTTCAGGCGCTACGCTGGCAAAATGTTGGTGGTATGCATGCGTTATGCCCGCCATGAGATGGAAGCCGAAGATTTGCTTCAGGACGCTTTCATCAAAGTTTTCGACAATTTAAACAAATTCGAATTCAAAGGATCCTTCGAAGGATGGGTTCGTCGGATCGTTATAAACACGGCCCTCAAAAACTACAGCAAAAAGAGTTTTAAACAGGAGCAGATCGGCCTGGAAAATTATCCGGACCCGCCTTTGGAACCGGAGGCCTACGCCCATTTGCAGGAGGAGGAGTTGCTCCGCCTGATCGCCAAGCTGCCGGAAGGCTACCGCCTCGTTTTCAACCTCAATGCAATCGAAGGCTACAGCCATAAGGAAATAGCGGATATGCTCGGCATCCAGGAAAGCACTTCCCGGTCGCAACTGGTAAAGGCCAGAAAAATGTTGCAGGCAATGATCATAGATTTGCAAAAGATCGCAGTATGA
- the paaI gene encoding hydroxyphenylacetyl-CoA thioesterase PaaI, with product MANEERARSIVNKMYDNDPFSQWLGIERLEAGPGHCRLRMKIRREMLNGFGIAHGGITFSLADSAFAFASNSRGRHAVSVDASISHTVPLKEGDIITAIATEEQLGHRIGHYRVEVRNETGEMVALFRGMVYRKSQEWEV from the coding sequence ATGGCAAACGAGGAAAGAGCACGGTCGATCGTCAATAAAATGTACGACAATGACCCGTTCAGCCAATGGCTGGGCATCGAACGCCTCGAAGCAGGCCCCGGCCATTGCCGGCTCCGCATGAAAATCCGCCGGGAAATGCTCAACGGCTTCGGCATTGCTCACGGCGGCATCACCTTCAGCCTGGCCGACAGCGCCTTCGCCTTCGCTTCCAATTCGCGCGGCCGCCACGCCGTCAGCGTCGACGCATCCATTTCCCATACAGTTCCCCTTAAGGAAGGCGACATCATCACGGCCATAGCCACCGAAGAACAACTCGGCCACCGCATCGGCCACTACCGGGTGGAGGTGCGCAACGAGACGGGGGAAATGGTGGCGTTGTTTCGGGGTATGGTCTACAGGAAGAGCCAGGAATGGGAGGTTTGA
- a CDS encoding DUF4350 domain-containing protein, translating into MFRFTLLYLLCFTAITLFAQQLPDTSRFFEIETPRYPAGKGPAVMIDAAHNNFHTLDGRYRAFGNILEADGYRLLSNEEPFTAEALKRCDILVISNPLHASNQGNWQLPTPSAFTPEEVIVVERWVAGGGRLFLIADHMPFAGAAADLGRAFGFEYLNGFAMDNRRRQFEYFTHRQGLLHDDPLTKGLDSIVTFTGSAFLIPTAATPVISLDEQYTILMPAQAWDFTDDTPFVNGNGFHQLAYRTYGRGKVMVSGEAAMFSAQLAGPNQAPMGLNNPAAGSNIPLLRNLMGWLGEEE; encoded by the coding sequence ATGTTCAGATTCACCCTACTGTATTTGTTGTGTTTCACAGCAATCACTCTTTTTGCCCAGCAACTCCCCGACACCAGCCGCTTTTTCGAGATCGAGACTCCTCGTTATCCGGCAGGAAAAGGGCCGGCCGTGATGATCGACGCTGCCCACAACAACTTCCACACCCTCGACGGGCGGTACCGGGCCTTCGGCAACATCCTGGAGGCGGACGGTTACCGCCTGCTTTCCAATGAGGAGCCGTTCACAGCAGAAGCGCTGAAACGCTGCGATATCCTGGTAATCTCCAACCCGCTGCACGCCTCCAATCAGGGCAACTGGCAACTGCCGACGCCATCCGCTTTTACGCCGGAAGAGGTCATTGTGGTAGAACGATGGGTAGCCGGCGGCGGCCGCCTCTTCCTGATCGCCGACCACATGCCCTTTGCCGGGGCGGCGGCCGATCTGGGGCGGGCTTTCGGCTTTGAATACCTGAATGGCTTCGCGATGGACAACCGGCGGCGGCAGTTCGAATACTTTACCCACCGACAGGGGCTGCTGCACGACGATCCCCTTACCAAAGGGCTGGATTCTATCGTCACTTTTACCGGCAGCGCTTTTCTGATCCCCACAGCGGCTACTCCCGTGATCAGCCTGGATGAGCAGTACACCATCCTGATGCCGGCACAAGCCTGGGATTTCACGGACGATACGCCGTTTGTGAACGGGAATGGGTTTCATCAGCTGGCCTACCGCACCTATGGCAGGGGCAAGGTGATGGTGTCGGGGGAAGCCGCCATGTTTTCCGCCCAGCTGGCCGGCCCCAACCAGGCGCCGATGGGGTTGAATAATCCGGCGGCTGGGAGCAACATTCCATTGCTGCGAAATTTGATGGGGTGGCTGGGGGAGGAGGAATAG